A stretch of Cyanobacterium sp. HL-69 DNA encodes these proteins:
- the thiC gene encoding phosphomethylpyrimidine synthase ThiC: MRTEWIAKRRGQANVSQMHYARQGMITEEMHYVAKRENLPPELIRDEVARGRMIIPANINHPNLEPMAIGIASRCKVNANIGASPNSSNIDEEVDKLHLAVKYGADTLMDLSTGGGNLDEIRTAIINASPIPIGTVPIYQALESVHGNIEDLTAQDFLHIIEKHAQQGVDYMTIHAGILIEHLPLVRNRITGIVSRGGGIIARWMLHHHKQNPLYTHFDDIIEIFKKYDVSFSLGDSLRPGCTHDASDEAQLAELKTLGQLTRRAWEHDLQVMVEGPGHVPMDQIEFNVKKQMEECSEAPFYVLGPLVTDIAPGYDHITSAIGAAMAGWYGTAMLCYVTPKEHLGLPDAEDVRNGLIAYKIAAHAADIARNRPGARDRDDELSKARYNFDWNRQFELSLDPERAKEYHDETLPADIYKTAEFCSMCGPKFCPMQTKVDADALTELEKFLAQEEEAKKQPVA; the protein is encoded by the coding sequence ATGCGAACAGAATGGATTGCGAAAAGACGGGGACAGGCTAACGTGTCTCAGATGCACTATGCCCGTCAAGGTATGATAACAGAAGAAATGCACTATGTAGCAAAGCGGGAAAATTTACCCCCTGAGTTAATACGAGATGAAGTAGCAAGGGGTAGAATGATTATTCCCGCCAACATCAATCACCCTAACCTTGAGCCTATGGCCATTGGGATTGCTTCTAGGTGTAAGGTAAACGCCAATATTGGGGCTTCTCCTAATAGTTCTAATATTGATGAGGAAGTAGATAAACTTCATTTAGCGGTGAAATATGGAGCAGATACTCTCATGGACTTGTCCACTGGGGGCGGTAATTTAGACGAAATTCGTACTGCTATTATCAATGCTTCTCCTATTCCCATCGGTACTGTGCCTATTTACCAAGCGCTAGAAAGTGTCCATGGTAATATCGAGGATTTAACAGCACAGGATTTCTTACATATCATCGAAAAACACGCCCAACAGGGTGTTGATTATATGACTATCCACGCTGGTATTTTAATCGAACATTTACCCTTAGTACGTAATCGTATTACTGGTATTGTTTCCCGTGGTGGCGGTATTATCGCCCGTTGGATGTTGCATCACCATAAACAAAACCCTCTTTATACTCATTTTGACGATATTATCGAAATCTTCAAAAAGTATGATGTATCTTTCAGTTTAGGGGATTCTTTGCGCCCTGGTTGCACCCATGATGCTTCCGATGAGGCTCAATTGGCTGAGTTAAAAACCCTCGGACAACTTACCCGCCGTGCATGGGAACATGATTTACAGGTGATGGTAGAAGGCCCTGGACACGTACCCATGGACCAAATTGAGTTTAATGTTAAAAAACAGATGGAAGAGTGTTCTGAAGCTCCTTTCTATGTTTTAGGACCTTTAGTTACTGACATTGCCCCCGGTTATGATCATATCACCAGTGCGATCGGTGCTGCCATGGCAGGATGGTATGGTACTGCTATGCTATGTTATGTTACCCCCAAAGAGCATTTAGGCTTACCTGATGCGGAAGATGTACGTAATGGCCTTATTGCTTATAAGATTGCAGCCCATGCGGCGGATATTGCCCGTAATCGCCCTGGCGCAAGAGACAGAGATGATGAACTTTCTAAGGCTCGTTATAACTTTGACTGGAATCGTCAGTTTGAGTTATCTTTAGATCCTGAAAGAGCAAAAGAATATCACGATGAGACTTTACCGGCAGATATTTACAAAACTGCGGAATTCTGCTCTATGTGTGGTCCTAAATTCTGTCCTATGCAAACCAAGGTTGATGCGGATGCTCTCACTGAGTTAGAAAAATTTCTCGCCCAAGAAGAGGAAGCTAAAAAACAACCTGTAGCCTAA
- the pps gene encoding pyruvate, water dikinase, which translates to MTEIWGAIIVFVVSPIIGAIPLVDWFTYAVSGKELKKLGNGNISVSAAFYHGGRAAGILAFLSEAGKGVAVVLMTRAFFPLGSSWEIMALIALVMGRYWVGKGAGLTNVTWGIIAHNPLAGLLILLLGGISFTIFRTRKGGQVGFLGLMVVVLSAQNINSPEYIFVTIGLAALLLWVFDQISDEGEFKSSQVFSFFRGDSGVTSLSQKLNPEKVGYKAANLSLLKQWGYSVPDGWVIRAGDDLDTFCDFANPSIQNPLVVRPSVLDKDSLTVSAAGIYKSYLNITDVATLKHRIIDCLSSYHSAIALNYRQNKGTKEKSLMVIVQKQIKGEFSGVAFSRNPINQLDDCICIEGVAGDTKKVVSGQVSPEKYQVYLADDVLKGRGNIPPSVLFSVAKIAREIERTHKNIPQDIEWSYDGQTLWILQNRPISTLYPLWTRKIAQEIFPKPLPHLSWGVHNILISAVARDIVSIILQDKRKDLEFSKIAILHYSYGYFNATLLGEIFLLIGLPPESLQYLTDGEKFAKPSLSSILKNIPTLWRLLVKEWTLFKDFQVKSDRTFNPLLDELEEINPQELSNQELLQRIDDILEGLKTTTYFKTLAYLSYIIRQTLFKVNAQDLDNQNITEIRAIEELKQIAIDTRNLFSGIQLQELEPQNYPSFFATLSESSDGESVIKRLNEWLEKYGYLSEITTDISVPRWSENHRIMKIMFTKFVADNSIKTITNNKLKIQNIQQKIVQKRYELKGEIVDINNKLFSHLRFTFTALGEKLYQDQFLLDEKDIFFLKISEIKQLVNQKTDHQQTISIIDKRQQKCQEYKEIKKIPYLIYGKSPKINIDSKISPKTSQNKLQGIPGSMGIIEGKIKIVRTLTQNINIDKETIIIVPYIDASWSLILAQAGGIIIEIGGQLSHGAIIAREYGIPAVMNIPQASRILRNNQRVRLDGQKGIVEIL; encoded by the coding sequence ATGACAGAAATTTGGGGAGCAATTATTGTTTTTGTGGTATCCCCCATTATCGGGGCTATTCCTCTGGTGGATTGGTTTACCTATGCCGTATCAGGAAAAGAGTTAAAAAAATTAGGGAATGGTAATATTTCCGTGTCGGCGGCTTTTTATCACGGTGGTAGGGCGGCAGGAATTTTGGCGTTTTTATCGGAGGCAGGAAAAGGTGTTGCGGTGGTTTTAATGACTAGGGCATTTTTTCCCCTTGGCTCATCATGGGAGATAATGGCTTTAATTGCCCTTGTCATGGGGCGTTATTGGGTAGGTAAGGGCGCTGGTTTAACTAATGTTACTTGGGGTATCATCGCCCATAATCCCCTAGCAGGATTGTTGATTTTGTTGTTAGGGGGTATTAGTTTTACGATTTTTCGTACCCGTAAAGGGGGGCAAGTTGGTTTTTTGGGTTTAATGGTGGTGGTGTTATCGGCTCAAAATATTAATTCCCCAGAATATATTTTTGTCACCATTGGCTTAGCTGCGTTATTATTGTGGGTTTTTGATCAGATTTCTGATGAGGGGGAGTTTAAATCTAGTCAAGTATTTTCTTTTTTTCGGGGCGATAGTGGGGTAACTTCTCTTTCTCAGAAGCTAAATCCTGAAAAGGTGGGGTATAAGGCGGCAAATCTTTCTTTGCTGAAGCAATGGGGTTATAGTGTGCCTGATGGTTGGGTAATTAGGGCGGGGGATGATTTGGATACTTTTTGTGATTTTGCTAACCCTTCTATACAAAATCCTTTGGTGGTGCGTCCTTCGGTTTTGGATAAGGATTCTTTGACGGTGTCGGCGGCAGGAATCTATAAGAGTTATCTCAATATTACTGATGTGGCTACCCTCAAGCATAGAATCATCGATTGTTTATCATCTTATCACAGCGCGATCGCCCTTAATTATCGCCAAAATAAAGGTACCAAAGAAAAATCTTTGATGGTAATTGTGCAAAAGCAAATCAAGGGAGAGTTTTCGGGGGTTGCTTTTAGTCGCAATCCTATCAATCAACTTGATGATTGTATCTGCATTGAAGGGGTAGCAGGAGATACGAAGAAAGTGGTATCAGGGCAAGTTTCTCCTGAAAAATATCAAGTTTATCTTGCTGATGATGTGCTAAAAGGGCGCGGGAATATACCGCCATCGGTATTGTTTTCCGTGGCAAAAATTGCTAGAGAAATTGAAAGAACCCATAAGAATATCCCTCAAGATATAGAATGGAGTTACGATGGGCAAACCCTATGGATTTTACAAAATCGTCCCATAAGTACTCTCTATCCCCTTTGGACAAGGAAAATTGCTCAGGAGATTTTCCCCAAACCTCTACCTCATTTGTCTTGGGGAGTCCATAATATTTTAATCTCTGCTGTTGCTAGGGATATTGTTTCTATTATTTTACAAGATAAAAGGAAGGATTTAGAGTTTAGTAAAATAGCAATTTTACACTATAGTTATGGTTATTTTAATGCAACTTTATTAGGGGAAATTTTCCTTTTAATAGGATTACCTCCCGAAAGTTTACAGTATTTAACCGATGGCGAAAAATTTGCTAAACCTTCTCTTTCTTCTATCCTCAAAAACATCCCTACATTATGGCGATTGTTAGTCAAAGAGTGGACTTTATTTAAAGATTTTCAAGTTAAGAGCGATCGCACTTTTAATCCCCTATTAGACGAACTAGAAGAAATAAACCCTCAAGAATTAAGTAATCAAGAATTATTACAAAGAATAGACGATATTTTAGAGGGTTTAAAAACTACTACTTATTTTAAAACGTTAGCTTATTTAAGCTACATTATTCGTCAAACACTTTTCAAGGTCAATGCGCAAGATTTAGACAATCAAAACATAACAGAAATAAGAGCCATTGAAGAACTAAAACAAATTGCGATCGATACCCGCAATCTTTTCTCTGGTATTCAATTACAAGAATTAGAACCCCAAAATTACCCCTCCTTTTTTGCTACCCTTTCCGAATCAAGCGACGGCGAATCAGTCATAAAAAGACTTAATGAATGGTTAGAAAAATATGGTTATTTGAGCGAAATTACAACAGATATATCTGTACCTCGATGGTCAGAAAATCATCGTATTATGAAGATAATGTTTACTAAATTTGTCGCTGATAACTCCATAAAAACTATAACTAATAATAAGTTAAAAATACAAAATATACAACAAAAAATAGTACAAAAAAGATATGAATTAAAAGGAGAAATAGTAGATATAAATAATAAGCTATTTTCTCATCTTAGATTTACCTTTACCGCTTTAGGAGAAAAACTATACCAAGATCAATTTTTATTAGATGAAAAAGATATTTTCTTCCTTAAAATCTCCGAAATCAAGCAATTAGTAAACCAAAAAACTGATCACCAACAAACTATCAGTATCATCGATAAACGTCAACAAAAATGCCAAGAATACAAAGAAATTAAAAAAATTCCTTACCTGATATATGGCAAAAGTCCCAAAATTAATATTGATAGTAAAATATCTCCCAAAACCTCCCAAAATAAACTCCAAGGCATTCCAGGCAGTATGGGCATCATAGAAGGAAAAATCAAAATTGTTCGTACCTTAACCCAAAATATCAACATTGACAAAGAAACTATCATCATAGTCCCTTATATCGATGCCAGTTGGTCATTAATTCTTGCCCAAGCAGGAGGCATCATCATCGAAATTGGAGGACAACTATCCCACGGGGCAATTATAGCTAGAGAATATGGTATTCCTGCAGTGATGAACATTCCCCAAGCCTCCAGAATTTTACGCAACAATCAACGAGTGCGCCTTGACGGACAAAAAGGTATTGTGGAAATCTTGTAA
- a CDS encoding Ankyrin, which translates to MNNLSNIHQAVRQQNLPMVEIILAQDNNIVNNIDVNHNTPLIYAVQGGNGAIAHLLIDKGANVNYQNHPHKMTALMFACAKNYLPICELLITSGADVNLSNDDRTPPLMIACYLGHRDIAELLLKNGARVNSQDIDGETPLQVAIKKNHSPIIELLVSHGADLYQDEGALNLAIDYHKLDVVKTLLKQSVDVNRGNKDGFTPLMNACAQGNIEIVRVLLNAEAQVNLKDSYQETALHLACLEGHFQIVEALIKKGADVNAINAEKDSPLLIACLQGHSEIVAELLKNGANPNYVNGHDYPLTLAIINNWQEIAYYLLQAGANPDVRLADGKTVLMKVCDQNNLDMIRCLLHFGADVNLEDKGGGTALMWSAHRGHLEGVKLLLEVEGINTNHRNHNGYTAASLAEYNQFDYVTEFLNKRGMDNGE; encoded by the coding sequence ATGAACAATCTTTCTAACATCCATCAAGCGGTAAGACAGCAAAATTTGCCTATGGTTGAAATAATTCTAGCTCAGGATAATAATATTGTTAACAATATTGATGTCAATCATAATACTCCTTTGATTTATGCGGTACAAGGGGGCAATGGTGCGATCGCACATTTACTGATTGATAAAGGGGCTAATGTCAATTATCAAAACCATCCCCATAAAATGACAGCACTGATGTTTGCCTGTGCCAAAAACTATTTACCTATTTGTGAATTATTAATCACATCGGGTGCTGATGTAAACCTAAGTAACGACGATCGCACCCCACCATTAATGATAGCCTGTTACTTAGGCCATAGAGATATAGCCGAACTATTATTAAAAAATGGAGCAAGGGTAAACTCCCAAGACATAGATGGAGAAACCCCCTTACAAGTAGCCATCAAAAAAAATCATAGCCCCATCATCGAGCTATTAGTCAGCCATGGCGCCGACTTATACCAAGACGAAGGAGCATTAAATCTCGCCATCGACTACCATAAACTAGACGTAGTTAAAACCCTCTTAAAACAGTCCGTGGATGTAAACAGAGGAAATAAAGACGGCTTTACCCCCCTCATGAATGCCTGCGCCCAAGGAAACATAGAAATTGTTAGAGTATTACTCAATGCTGAAGCCCAAGTAAACCTAAAAGACAGTTATCAAGAAACAGCGCTCCATTTAGCCTGTTTAGAAGGACACTTTCAAATTGTCGAAGCCCTCATCAAAAAAGGGGCAGACGTTAACGCCATCAACGCTGAAAAAGATAGTCCTTTACTCATCGCCTGTTTACAGGGGCATAGTGAAATTGTTGCCGAATTACTTAAAAATGGAGCAAATCCCAACTATGTCAATGGCCATGATTATCCCCTAACCCTCGCCATCATCAACAATTGGCAAGAAATAGCCTATTATTTACTCCAAGCAGGGGCAAATCCTGATGTGCGTTTAGCCGATGGAAAAACCGTTTTAATGAAAGTATGTGACCAAAATAATCTCGATATGATTCGCTGTTTATTGCACTTTGGTGCTGATGTAAACCTTGAGGATAAAGGGGGAGGCACGGCTTTGATGTGGTCAGCGCACCGAGGACATTTAGAAGGGGTTAAACTGTTATTAGAGGTAGAGGGAATTAATACCAATCATCGCAACCATAACGGTTATACTGCCGCTAGTTTAGCAGAATATAATCAATTTGATTATGTGACAGAATTTCTGAATAAGAGAGGAATGGATAATGGGGAATAG
- the rpsP gene encoding SSU ribosomal protein S16 RpsP: MIKIRLKRLGKKREVSYRIVAINSRSRRDGRALEELGFYNPRTDETRLDVPAIVTRLKDGAQPTETVRRILDKAKVFEQVNA; the protein is encoded by the coding sequence ATGATTAAAATACGCTTAAAAAGATTAGGTAAAAAAAGAGAAGTTAGTTATCGTATCGTTGCTATCAATAGCCGCAGTCGCCGTGACGGTAGAGCATTAGAAGAATTAGGATTCTACAACCCTCGTACCGATGAAACCAGATTAGATGTCCCTGCTATTGTTACCCGTTTAAAAGATGGCGCCCAACCCACCGAAACCGTGCGTCGTATTTTAGACAAAGCAAAAGTTTTTGAACAGGTAAATGCTTAA
- the ylqC gene encoding UPF0109 protein YlqC: protein MLNKQPYLDLDNATSPDYDGLIRFLVEPLLESPELLSFNCEYIPSTKRIWIRLALEEKEKGRVYGKGGRNIQAIRTVLQTAAQMVGDTLYLEVHEDQERGRFRSNPRRKSNNNTNFTPKSHSNGTPRPPIKRRGQVSKPIIE from the coding sequence ATGCTTAATAAACAACCTTATCTTGATTTAGATAATGCTACTAGCCCTGATTATGATGGGCTAATTCGTTTTCTCGTTGAGCCATTATTAGAATCTCCCGAATTACTCAGTTTTAACTGTGAATACATCCCTAGTACCAAACGAATTTGGATTCGTCTAGCCTTAGAAGAAAAGGAAAAAGGTAGGGTTTATGGTAAAGGGGGACGTAACATTCAGGCTATTCGTACTGTGTTACAAACCGCAGCCCAGATGGTTGGGGATACCCTGTATCTTGAAGTCCACGAAGATCAAGAACGTGGTAGATTTAGATCCAATCCCCGCCGCAAGTCTAATAATAACACTAATTTTACTCCTAAGTCTCATTCTAATGGTACTCCTCGCCCTCCCATTAAGAGACGTGGGCAAGTTAGTAAGCCTATTATCGAGTAG
- the ykfA gene encoding GTP-binding protein YfjP yields the protein MIRLKSWQWLILATPAVILILFFVVATGLQINQWGISWIWAIFVVLFVAWRWLLVRWTKPLMPDVEGAIASAQEKLDNSPSFSNSDPEIYSQLESALENIILKSKDDPPMWEDLQLFFQRCQDLVQAIALIYYPEEKYPLLNIYIPQAYTLIRGTVDDMDKWMNQLSPALNQVTIAQGYQGYQIYRKLEPSARKLMKVWSWAQWVLNPAVALTKVASNSTTQQANQELLINLSQIIREVALGNLAHQTALLYGGDNLSLDKFQPQERSLPEKKTKALKEILEEAQKPEDIKQKPVNILLVGRTGAGKSSLINTLFNAQTAEVDLLPSTTEIKSYQWKTNTGERLNLLDTPGYEQINRPEYLEKVLDYSRRADIVLLLNPALDPALQMDQDFLLKLQEDGQDIPIFTVITQVDRLRPVREWQPPYDWQGGNKPKEISIRAAVSYRQENLGSFCEEVLPIVTANYGEISRAPWHDDILAIHILKAIAPAKQIRLARFFRNLEARSLAAAKIIDKYTLQMATSQGLTALLKSPVLQFVSTLTTGSPQLAYILAERIPVEQLPVVIGKLQLAYDLFNLLSDDNEKISFDLLSLWTILVENNGTPDQEAWALGHGLVEFWSKDLTFNQFKQRYQYYLQAWDNQSKN from the coding sequence ATGATTCGTTTAAAATCTTGGCAATGGTTAATTTTAGCTACTCCCGCGGTGATATTGATTTTATTTTTTGTGGTGGCAACGGGGTTACAAATTAATCAATGGGGAATTAGTTGGATATGGGCAATTTTTGTGGTTTTATTTGTGGCGTGGCGTTGGTTGTTAGTTCGGTGGACTAAGCCTTTGATGCCTGACGTGGAAGGTGCGATCGCCTCTGCCCAAGAAAAATTAGATAATAGTCCTTCTTTTAGTAATAGTGATCCCGAAATTTACTCTCAGCTAGAGTCAGCTTTAGAAAATATTATCCTAAAAAGCAAGGATGATCCCCCCATGTGGGAAGATTTGCAACTATTTTTCCAACGTTGTCAAGATTTAGTACAGGCGATCGCCCTTATTTACTACCCAGAGGAAAAATACCCCCTCCTCAATATCTACATACCCCAAGCCTATACCTTAATTCGGGGTACAGTGGATGATATGGATAAATGGATGAATCAACTATCCCCTGCCCTCAACCAAGTCACCATAGCCCAAGGTTATCAGGGTTATCAAATATACCGCAAACTAGAACCCTCTGCCCGAAAATTGATGAAAGTATGGAGTTGGGCACAATGGGTACTTAATCCAGCGGTAGCCCTTACCAAAGTCGCTAGTAATAGCACCACCCAACAAGCCAACCAAGAATTATTAATTAATCTCAGTCAGATAATAAGGGAAGTTGCCCTCGGAAATCTTGCCCATCAAACGGCGTTATTATATGGTGGTGATAATCTCTCTCTTGATAAATTTCAACCCCAAGAAAGAAGCCTTCCTGAGAAAAAAACCAAAGCCCTCAAAGAAATTTTAGAAGAGGCTCAAAAACCCGAAGACATTAAACAAAAACCCGTTAATATTCTATTGGTAGGTAGAACAGGAGCAGGAAAAAGTAGTTTAATCAATACCCTATTCAATGCCCAAACCGCAGAAGTTGACCTTTTGCCCAGCACCACGGAAATCAAAAGTTATCAATGGAAAACGAACACAGGGGAAAGGCTAAATCTCCTCGATACCCCAGGCTATGAGCAAATAAATCGTCCTGAATACCTCGAAAAAGTGTTGGATTATTCTCGCCGTGCAGATATTGTTTTGCTTTTAAATCCAGCCCTTGATCCTGCTTTGCAAATGGATCAAGATTTTTTGCTTAAATTACAAGAAGATGGGCAGGATATTCCTATTTTTACCGTGATAACCCAAGTTGATCGACTGCGTCCAGTGCGGGAATGGCAACCTCCCTATGATTGGCAAGGGGGCAATAAACCAAAGGAGATTTCTATTCGGGCGGCGGTGAGTTATCGTCAGGAAAATTTAGGCTCATTTTGTGAGGAGGTTTTACCCATCGTTACCGCTAATTATGGGGAAATTTCCCGAGCGCCCTGGCATGATGATATTTTAGCTATTCATATTCTAAAGGCGATCGCCCCTGCCAAACAAATCAGATTAGCTCGTTTTTTCCGTAACCTAGAAGCCAGAAGCCTAGCCGCAGCCAAAATTATCGATAAATATACCCTCCAAATGGCTACTAGCCAAGGTTTAACTGCCCTGCTCAAAAGCCCAGTATTACAGTTTGTCTCTACCCTCACCACAGGCTCCCCTCAACTCGCCTACATCCTAGCCGAAAGAATCCCCGTAGAGCAATTACCCGTGGTGATAGGTAAACTACAACTGGCCTATGACTTATTCAATCTACTCAGTGATGATAATGAAAAAATATCCTTTGATTTACTCTCTCTTTGGACAATTTTAGTGGAAAATAACGGCACCCCTGATCAAGAAGCCTGGGCATTAGGACATGGTTTAGTAGAATTTTGGAGCAAAGATTTGACTTTTAATCAATTTAAACAGCGGTATCAATATTATTTACAAGCATGGGATAACCAAAGTAAAAATTAA
- a CDS encoding IS982 family transposase produces MSNLDELFCHVDDWAQKFKLLWQEKFLSNGVMLN; encoded by the coding sequence ATGTCTAATTTAGATGAATTATTCTGTCATGTCGATGATTGGGCTCAAAAATTTAAGCTCTTATGGCAAGAAAAATTTTTATCTAATGGGGTTATGCTAAATTAA
- the leuS gene encoding leucyl-tRNA synthetase LeuS, translated as MQSPYQASDVENKWQQQWTENELYKTEENSDKPKFYALSMFPYPSGKLHMGHVRNYVITDVIARFQRMNGRRVLHPMGWDAFGLPAENAAIDRGIPPATWTFQNIDQMRSQLQQLGLSIDWDREVATCSPEYYKWTQWLFLQFYQAGLAYQKEAAVNWDPVDQTVLANEQVDGDGYSWRSGAKVERKLLRQWFLKITDYAEQLLEDLSQLEGWPERVKTMQENWIGKSVGAYLEFPVMDKEETIAVFTTRPDTVYGVTYVVLAPEHPLTPLVTTPDRKEAVEAFIKEVSAESEIDRTADDKPKKGVLTGGKVINPFTGEEIPILIANYVLYEYGTGAVMGVPAHDVRDFKFAKENDLPIKVVILPDDADNGDVCLLKAYTEAGTMINSGCFTGMQSVKGKNAVIQFAENQGYGKKRIQYRLRDWLISRQRYWGCPIPVIHCPNCGTVPVPDKDLPVKLPEQVEFSGRGPSPLAKMEDWVNVPCPSCGTPAKRETDTMDTFIDSSWYFLRYTDANNEHEPFSLDRVNNWMGVDQYVGGIEHAILHLLYSRFFTKVVRDRGLVNVDEPFKRLLTQGMVQAITYKNPVTGKYILPENIEEKEETNEQGKTETVYYDRATGDRLSVFYEKMSKSKYNGVDPQIVLSKYGADTARMFILFKAPPEKDLEWDDADVEGQFRFLNRVWTLVNEFIENPQSAQNKTIDKSKLSKTEKDLRRAIHTAIKEISEDLNGDYQLNTAVSELMKLNNALRDSKDKNSPVYREGIETLILLLAPFAPHIGEELWQQLGNTQSVHLQSWLAIDEEALTVDEITLVIQIMGKTRGTISVPAGATKDELQQFAQDSEVAQKYITGKEIKKVIVVPNKLVNFVVV; from the coding sequence ATGCAATCTCCTTATCAAGCCAGTGATGTAGAAAATAAATGGCAACAGCAATGGACAGAAAACGAACTATATAAAACCGAAGAAAATAGCGATAAACCCAAATTTTATGCCCTTTCCATGTTTCCTTACCCTTCAGGAAAGCTACATATGGGCCATGTGCGCAACTATGTGATTACTGATGTTATTGCCCGTTTTCAACGCATGAATGGGCGTCGGGTGTTACATCCTATGGGCTGGGATGCCTTTGGTTTACCCGCAGAAAATGCTGCCATTGATAGGGGAATTCCTCCTGCTACTTGGACTTTTCAAAATATAGACCAAATGCGATCGCAATTACAACAACTAGGACTATCCATCGATTGGGATAGGGAAGTTGCTACCTGTTCTCCAGAATATTATAAATGGACACAGTGGTTATTTTTACAATTTTATCAAGCAGGTTTAGCATATCAAAAAGAAGCCGCCGTAAACTGGGATCCCGTTGATCAAACGGTTTTAGCCAATGAGCAGGTAGATGGAGATGGTTATTCTTGGCGTAGTGGGGCGAAGGTAGAAAGGAAGCTATTGAGACAATGGTTTTTGAAAATTACCGACTATGCAGAGCAACTTTTAGAGGATTTATCTCAACTAGAAGGATGGCCCGAAAGGGTGAAAACCATGCAGGAAAATTGGATAGGTAAATCGGTGGGGGCTTACCTCGAATTTCCTGTTATGGATAAAGAGGAAACAATTGCTGTTTTCACTACCCGCCCCGACACCGTCTATGGTGTAACCTATGTGGTATTGGCACCCGAACATCCTTTAACCCCCCTAGTCACTACCCCCGATAGAAAAGAAGCCGTAGAAGCCTTTATAAAAGAAGTTAGCGCCGAAAGCGAAATCGATCGCACCGCTGATGATAAACCCAAAAAAGGAGTCTTGACAGGGGGTAAAGTCATCAATCCCTTTACAGGGGAAGAAATTCCCATCCTGATCGCCAACTATGTACTATATGAATATGGTACAGGAGCAGTAATGGGGGTACCAGCCCACGATGTCAGGGACTTCAAATTTGCCAAAGAGAATGACTTGCCCATCAAAGTCGTTATTTTGCCTGATGATGCTGATAACGGGGATGTGTGTCTATTGAAAGCCTACACCGAAGCAGGTACTATGATTAATTCTGGTTGCTTTACGGGAATGCAGTCGGTGAAAGGTAAAAATGCAGTGATTCAATTTGCTGAAAATCAAGGCTACGGAAAAAAACGCATCCAGTATCGTCTCCGTGATTGGTTAATCTCCCGTCAAAGATATTGGGGTTGTCCTATTCCTGTCATCCATTGCCCCAATTGTGGTACGGTACCTGTACCTGATAAAGATTTACCCGTAAAATTACCTGAGCAAGTAGAATTTTCTGGTCGTGGCCCCTCTCCCCTCGCTAAAATGGAAGACTGGGTTAATGTGCCTTGTCCTAGTTGTGGTACTCCTGCGAAACGGGAAACAGACACCATGGACACCTTTATTGATTCTTCTTGGTATTTTCTTCGTTATACCGACGCAAACAACGAACATGAGCCTTTTAGCCTTGATAGGGTGAACAATTGGATGGGGGTGGATCAGTATGTAGGTGGTATTGAACACGCCATATTACACCTTCTTTATTCCCGTTTCTTTACCAAGGTAGTCAGGGATAGGGGTTTGGTGAATGTGGATGAGCCTTTTAAGCGTCTTTTAACCCAAGGGATGGTACAAGCGATTACCTATAAAAATCCTGTCACTGGTAAGTATATTCTCCCTGAAAATATTGAGGAAAAAGAAGAAACCAACGAGCAAGGTAAAACCGAAACCGTTTACTATGATAGGGCTACGGGCGATCGCCTTTCGGTGTTTTACGAAAAAATGTCCAAATCAAAATATAATGGGGTAGATCCTCAAATAGTTTTATCCAAATACGGTGCCGATACCGCCAGAATGTTTATCCTTTTCAAAGCACCCCCCGAAAAAGACTTAGAATGGGATGATGCCGACGTAGAAGGGCAATTCCGTTTTCTCAACCGAGTTTGGACATTGGTTAACGAATTTATCGAGAATCCTCAATCTGCCCAAAATAAAACCATTGATAAATCTAAGCTAAGCAAAACAGAAAAAGACTTGAGAAGGGCAATCCATACCGCTATTAAGGAAATCTCCGAAGACTTAAACGGTGATTATCAACTTAATACCGCTGTCTCCGAGTTGATGAAACTCAATAACGCCCTGCGAGATAGTAAAGATAAAAACTCTCCTGTGTATAGAGAAGGTATCGAAACCCTTATCCTCCTTCTTGCCCCTTTTGCCCCCCATATCGGCGAAGAATTGTGGCAACAGTTGGGGAATACACAATCGGTGCATTTGCAATCTTGGTTAGCGATAGATGAAGAAGCCTTAACTGTAGATGAAATTACCCTCGTTATCCAAATTATGGGTAAAACTAGAGGTACTATTTCTGTACCTGCCGGCGCCACTAAAGATGAGTTACAACAGTTTGCCCAAGATTCAGAAGTTGCGCAAAAATATATCACAGGCAAAGAGATTAAAAAAGTGATTGTGGTACCAAATAAGTTAGTTAACTTTGTAGTGGTTTAA